In the genome of Oncorhynchus tshawytscha isolate Ot180627B unplaced genomic scaffold, Otsh_v2.0 Un_contig_8799_pilon_pilon, whole genome shotgun sequence, the window cattttatctctgggacccccaggatgacaaatcagagcaagattaccgTTGTCCGTTTGAACAAAAGTTGTCCGTTTCCAACGTCATTCTAGTCACCCAATTGCATATTGAGCAATAACTGACCCGGTTTAGGGACAccgcatgccagtctctcttggctacgagttgaggaaagactgacttgGTTCATGCGTTCCTATGTGAAGGAGGATGGGAGTCGCCCCTCTCTCAACCCCCAGACCACCCTGCTCCACACCAATGCCCTCCTCTCCTGGGCCCTGCTGCTCACAATCTGCACAGGCAGCCAGGTCAAAGCAGTCACACGCAAGTATGTACTCACACAAGTACTTACCGTGAACCTCGAAGTCTCTCTGGGACACGACTTTCAGTCCGTTTCAGCCTATAGGTCATTGGATGCATCTGATCAAAACAATATAGTGAATGTGTGCTTGAGATGTTTTTACCTGTCCAGTTGTCTTACCAGCGTAGATAAAGGAAATATCAAGGGGACGGGGAGTCTAAAGTTGAGACTCTACTTGTTTTTGACTGGAATATGTTTGTCAGGCACCTGACCAAACTACCCCGGTTGTTGGAGAATGATGATGTCAACATGAGGATAGCAGCGGGAGAGACCATCGCTCTGCTGTTTGAGCTGGCTAGGGATATGGACCCTGTAAGTGCTCACCTGTTCTTTGGTCTGTGGCTCagttccattttaaattcaggagaatcatttatttcatttAGAAAGTGCTGTTCAAATCTTGCATTGGATTTTCAATCCCTGTATACTGGGGGGGGTTGAAATTTCACTATTCTAATAGCATCATGATTTTGTCGGATATCCGGACATTCTAAATAAtctagagtaccagtcaaaagtttggacccacctactcatttaagttttttattatttttatttttttactatctTCAGCATTGTAGCATTGtagacatatggaatcatgtagtaacaagtgttaaacaaatctaaatgtattttagattctttaaagtagccacccgttgccttgttagctttgcacacgcttggcattctctcaaccagcttcacctggaatgtttttccaacagtcttgaaggagatcctacatgtgctgagcacttgtttgctgcttttccttcagtctgcagtccaactcatcccaaatgatctcaattgggttggggacctggcctctacaatcaccagacatctgatgcagcactcatcactctccttcttggtcaaatggccCTTACATATCctggtggtgtgttgggtcattgtcctgttgaaaaacaaatgatagtcccactaattgcaaaccagatgggatggcgtattgttgtggtagccatgctggtttagtgtgccttgaattctaaatgaatcaccgacagtgtcaccagcaaagcacccccacacatcacacctccaagtttcacggtgggaaccatacatgcagagatcatccgttcacctactctgcatctcacaaaggcaTGGTGGTTAGAACCACAAatcaaaaatttggactcatcagaccaaaggactgaTTTCCACCAGACTAatgttcatgtttcttggcccaaggaagtctctttttcttattggtgtcttttagtagtggtttctctgtagcaatttgaccacaaaggcctgattcacgcagtctcctctgaacagttgcaaTGCAACagtctgcaatttctgaggctggtaactctaatgaatttttCCTCTGAAGCAGAgtgaactctgggtcttcctttcttgtggcggacctcatgagagccagtttgataacgattgatggtttttgcgacctGCACTTGATAAAACTTAGTTTTTCTGAAATGTTTCATATTCACTTGACCTTCATGTTtggatggactgtcgtttctctttgcttatttgagcgccattgccataatatggacttggtcttttaccaattagggtggtcttctgtataccacccctactttgtcacaacacaactgattggctcaaacgcatttagaaggaaagaaattccacaaattaacttttaacaaggcacacctgttaattcaaatgcattccaagtgacaaCCTCATgacactggttgagagaatgtcaagtgtgcaaagggtggttactttgaagaatctaaaatatattttgatttgtttaacactctttttggttactacatgattgcatgtagtaaccacaagggcacacatacacacggtaGTCTACTGAAGAAACACTATTCCTCCAGCGCCTATAGCCGACTTATAAACAACACAGACCCTTAACTCGCATCACTCTCTTTTAGAACATGTCCATCAATAAAAGTAAAGGGCTCTCTGTGCATCTGTTTGTAGCATGTCATTTTATCTTTGTTTGAAGAAAATGTCTTCTATTTATCTACAATGTAAAAGTAAATGGGGAGAGGCTGCAGCTGCGGAGGTGCCGGTTAGGTTGGAGCGAGCAAATGTCGGCAGAGATGGGGACGCTACAGCCAAGACTAGCTAACTTGTAGCAGTCGCAATGTTATTTATTGCATTTCGCCTTGCCTCAGCCTGTCTTGCCTGGAGTAGCCTTGAGAAGCTAGCTAGTTGAGGCAACATTTTGCGGTTTCTCCCCAACACCCATTCAGATGAAATGGCCTTCCTGTTAGTTGCGCGTTGTAGCCTACTCCTTCTCATTTCAGTCACTTTTATAATTATTTTAAATCATATGCTTAAACATTTAGCTGCTTTGAATGGCTAACATAAACAACAAGCTATACGTAAAGGCTCCAGTTGTGCTTGTTTTACTGGGGCATTTCATAAAAACTAAatacattttacctttatttaactaggcaagtccgttaagaacaaattcttattttcagaacgacagatttgtaccttgcgagctcaggatttgaacttgtaaactttcggttactagtccaacactctaaccactaggctaccctgccgccccaatatccAGATTGAAAAATATGTTTGGataaaatgtataatttgtaGTGTTATGGTATAACCTTGTATATAACAATGTCACATGGATATTTTAATTTAGACAAAGCCTTTTCAGTTAAAATATACTTACCTATAAATAGTTTTTGCTCAAATGAATATTCACACAAGTATTTGAATACGGTCGGTTTTGTTTAGCTGTGCACATCCCCACCCTgtactgaatttaaaattgaatttgactgaaatgcagtgccagCATAGCGTGTTAATCTGTAAACACTTCTGATTACTGACCTGTGCTCTGATGTGATGTTCTCAGGCGTTTGAGTATGATGACTGGGAGCCCCTGTGTGACAAGCTGAACTCTCTGGCCACCGACTGCAACAAACACCGTGCCAAGACTGACAAGAGGAAGCAGAGGTCTGTGTTCAGGGATGTGCTCAAGGCTGTGGAGGTGAGTGGGCATATTACGCAATAGTAGGTCACTGTCTGGGGAATAGAACTTGAATTTCCTGTGATGACTCATTGCTGATTCATGGCGTGAGTTGTGTGCCTGTGTTGATATAAGCTACCCATCTAGTTATCAGTAACGTTTACCCATTTTGTTGTCTTGTGAGAAACCAGAACAgtgtacagagtgtgtgtgttttaggagaGGGACTTTCAGACTGAGACAATTCGTTTCAGCACTGAGCGTATGACCATCGACAGCTGGGTGAGGAAGAGGACATACGATGCCTTCAGGGAGTTTGTGGGCTCTGGTATGAATTACCACCTACAGGCCAATGAGTTTATTCGTGGTGTGTTTGAACTGGGACCACCCGTGCTGGTTGACACGGCCACACTGAAGTCCATGAAAATCTCCCGCTTCGAAATGGTAATTATCCTTACTAGACTGCATGCTTTTCTTTCTTTGATGGCTAATTTAACGCAACTAATGTTTTGAGAAGGTCACAAGTGCATTTTCTTTCAATGAACCAGTCTCGAGACCCCAGACAAAATCATCTTTTAAATTGATCAAAATttgtccagcccttatatttagcctcccaatgaaatgtttttattttcaggacaaccaggtCTACAAGTACATCACAAAACAATTTGACATAAACAGTAGCTGAAACCAGTCTGTAATGACCTAACCCCTTCGGGATCCGCCCTTGTCTCGCAAACACAGCTCTAGctcaccccaccccctccttTAACCACACAGACCAACGGATCTAGAAGAACTAGATGAATCCAAAAGGTACAACCCAGCAGTCAGTAGCCCGAAACGCACAATATCGAAAATAGTCTAGGAGTCCAAATGGACTCATTGCGTTTAATTATTTAtccattttatatttgaaatgtgTTATTGGCATGACATTCGCAAGGATATACTTCCAGTGCAAAAAAAAGAACTGGTCTCTTATTGTGTTCACATTGCGGTCTTTTCCAGCATCTCTACAACGCAGCTGCATTCAAGGCTCGGACAAAGGCCAGGAACAAGTTCAGAGACGAGGGTTGACGTCGGGGAGTTTTAATGGGTCCAACCTGCTCTTTTTATTAACAATCTTGAATCACTGTTACTATCCTTAATTTATCCAATGGTCAAGTGGTTGGTATTTGTAAATATGAGTAATCATGTCTGTCTCAAGTGATGCCTTAATTCCCCATATAAACTTGCCAGTGCACCAATTttagccagagtgtctatgtaggGAATAAAGTGTCATGTGAGATGCAGACCTTGTTGCTCTGTTTTTGTTTGGTCCATTTTAACATTGATGTATTATTTGAAAATGCACTAATTGGTTAACATTTCCTATGGACCCCCTGAATCCTGACGTATTTTGTTATACACtgtgtataccaaacattagcaaCCCTTTGCTAATATTGAGTCACCCCCTTGCCCTCAGAGccttcaatttgtcagggcatggactacaaggtgtcgggtgttccacagggatgctggctcatgttgactccaatgctaccacagttgtcaagttggttggTGGTCCATTCCTGATACACATTTGGGGGAACGGTGTGTAAAACCCAGCCGTGTTgcatttcttgacacaaaccggcaTGCCTGGCACCACctgccataccctgttcaaaggcatttaaatcgGTCTTGCCTGTTcgtcctctgaatggcacacatacacaatccacatctcaaggcttacaaatcattctttaacccctctccttcatctacactgatttgaagtagatttaacaagtgccATCAATAAGTTatcgctttcacctggtcagtctgtcatgtaaagattgttaatgttttgtacactcactgtattTTAGTAGGTCTATTGGGGAAGTGAGAAACTCAAATAAATACTTATGGACCAGTCTCAATGTGCATTTCTTGCTCTTCAGTACTTATCGCCCGGTCAATCATTGTTTATGGCCAGCCTTCAGACCAGTCAGAGGATAAGTAGCATATTGAGCTGAAGTATGTCATTACGTAATCTCTCAGATGCACACAAAATGAATAGAATAGCAGTGACCAATTACCAGTCAACCACATGGATTTCTGGTTAATTTAACCTAGTCTCAGCTTTTCCTGGATGCTGATTTCACATTTGAGGAAGAGGAACTGCTTTACAGTTGCTTTGGAAATGTGTAGTTGTCAATGTGTCcatctaaacctgtttttttgACTGTTGCAGTTTGTGCATATGGCTGTAAAATGGGTTCTCCAGAGAGATGTGCTTGTGCCAGCTGAGTGAGGAAAGGACAAGGGAAGAAGAGCTTAGCATTACAGTACTTGATGTTCTTTCCCACAAGTATGCCTGGTTTTTTTCATAACACTTAACGCTACACTGCAGCACAGCAGAGATGCATGATTCGGTAACTAGTCAAACAACCAAGAACGTCCCTGCTTCTCTGGAGTTTGGGCCCCAAATACCTGCTATCGAATAAAAAATACGAGTTATGGAGACCTTAATTAAAACCATAAAGTGATcacccgcctctgttttggtaaaaaaaaaagatggaATGGGCCACAATATTTGGTTCGGCCATTGTTAGGGTAAGTAGATCGCTGAACTGCTACTGATCGTCTGTAGCGCATCTACAGACGGACTACCAAAATAGTGTTACCGAGAAATGTAACCACACTCAAATTCAGagttatggatgcaaggactgactgaCCATGCATGAAATCAAacgtatagttttaaccatgtttcaaggctataaagtgtttgtttacaaacggagtaaaacaagctttttGAGTTcaacgacagttgaactaaggtcACGAGGCGTTACGTGTATatattaatttataagtccaaaaattgatgtagcaactaaggattctagctttaagggATCGATCAACCGAATTGCATAATGACATATTTGCACCAATGGAAGCATTTTGTGCTTCATGTCCCAAATCACCCTAAAGTATAAAAATCTACTCTGTGACTCAAGTTATTTATAGATGATTTGGATGGGAAATGTGACTCATGCTAACATAGGTACCATATAGTAGTTACTCTACctgactaaaagtatgtggacacccaattggtcaaacatctcattccaaaatcatgggcattaatatggagttggtcccccctttgctactataaaagcccccactcttctgggaaggctttctactagatgttggaacattgctgcagggaattGCTTCCATCCAGCCTCAAGAGCCTTactgaggttgggcactgatgttggatgattaggcctggcttacagtcggtgttccaattcatcccatgggtattcgatgggattgaggccagtcaacttcttccacaccgatcttcgcaaaccatttctgtatggaccttgctttgtgcatgggggcatagtcatgctgaaacaggaaagggcttccccaaactgttgccacaaagttggaagtgcaTAATtgtatagaatgtcattgtaaaccatgaaaatcagccccagaccattattcctcatccaccaaactttacagtggccactatgcattcaggcaggtagcgttctcctggcatccgcgtaacccagattcgtccgtcggacctccagacggtgaagcgtgattcatcactccagagaacacgtttccactgctccagagtccaatggcggcaagctttacaccactccagccgatgcttggcattgcgcatggtgatcttaggcttgtgtgcggctgctcagccatagaaacccatttcatgaagctcccgactaacagttgttgtgctgatgttgcttccagagacagtttgcaactcggtagtgagtgttgcaactgaggacagacgatttttacgcgttTCAGCCCTCGgtggtccagttctgtgagcttgtgtggccttccacttcgcggctgagctgttgttggtcctagacgtttctacttcacaTTAACAGCACTTCTTTCGGGCTTCATTTTTCTCCTACAGACTGGTAAGTACAGTGATCGAAAAACAATGACTTTACTGCCAGAAAACTTTTGAGCAAGGCAGGCAATAGATAACTCACTCCACAGTCTATTATCATGCTATATAATGTATGTATAATAATGATACTCAGAGGAATTGGATAAATCACATACGGTTCTTGGACCAGACTACTGTACATGTCACTTTATAAGGCACTTTGAACCAGAGACCGATAGACCTATCAGTGTTAATCGGAGTGAAGGCTGTGTGCAAATGGGCATGGACTGACCCTTTAATGTGTGATGTAAGGCCCTTCCTGGCTATGGCAAAAGGCATTCTCTAAATCCCCCTGAGCTGTCATTTATCAGGGACCCATTAGAAAAGGCAAGGgcacagctgtctgtctgtcagacgaattgggagtgacagagggatatAGGGGATGGCAGTGCCAGACTATAACACCGGATGGACCTGCTGTGGGTCATGTCCCACATGCCTCCCCAGGGGGTCCATGTCCAGCCTTGGACTCATTTCTCAGGGGCCACTGGGTTACCAATTACTAAAGCCAGGCTATTTGACTGACTTCATCAACAGACTATTAGACTcttaatttggactatttttgGATTCAACTAATTTTGAAGTCCATTTGTTTTGAAAGTGTCTGGTTTATTGAAGGGGCttggtctcccgagtggcgcagcggtctaaggcactgcatctcagtgcttgcggtgtcactacagacaccctggttcgattctaggctgtatcacaaccgtctgtaattgggagtcccatagggcggcgcacaattggcccagcattgtccaggtttggccgattgtaggtcgtcattgtaaataagaatttgttcttaactaacttgcctagttaaataaaggttaaattcaGGCATGGAATTGGCGCTCTCTGGTTGAGTTTGTGATAACACTCCATTGACAGAGTCTTTCCTGTCTTCAAGTTGTTCATAAcatcagagacaatgacagagATATGTCTATACCTGGAATGCTTCGACGAGGAGAGGAAACTGTACACGTCAGAATCACTGAACGACCTCCACAAGATGAACGTGTGCGCCGACCCCAAGGACCTGCTGAAACTCACAGGTTGGTGTCTGTTTATTAGTGACTTGTCTTATTCATTCCCACATCATATGCATGCAGACTAGGTCAGTCAGTCCACAGACACTATTCTCTCGAGGCTGTGTGGATTCTTACAATATATGAGCTCTTTATCTGTCTGCGGGTTATTCAGTCCGAGATACGAAGAAGAAGCTTAGGAATGTTCCCCGACTGGTACAAATTCCGTCAGACTATTGAATGCATTCTCTGTCCTCACTTTTGTCTAGACTCAATGGCTGGCCTTGTTTCACTGAATGACTTAGCACTTTTTCTTCACTAAACCTCTCTAGGATTACCAATATGAGCTTTCCATGGTGAAGGAGAATATTGTCTAGACCTTTTGTGAGCTTGAAGGTCTGAACAGCATGGAATAGCTGATAGTGATGAGTAGTTATCCTCCAGTCTCCAATCATGTTAGAGTTATAAGGAACTTTAAACTGTCTCCATTGCATGTTAATTGCATGCAATTCACTGGCATTGCATATGTGCGTAGGTACTATAcagtatgtttgatgtgtttagtGCAAACTATTAGTGAAAGTGGGGAGGTGCAAAGCTGTGAGCGAGTCATTACCACGGCTGGTTAGTCCCCCCAGGGTGTTAGAGGCATCCAGCCTATTGAAGCCTACGTACAGGTGTGACAACGTCGGCGCACGCAcgccacacacacttccacatgGATGTTAACCACTTTCATGCACAGTATTTTTTTATATCTCCTCAGCAGCTACCCCCCACTCACACTGCCCCCTCCCCCCATCATCCCTCCACCCCTGTATACAGTTGGCcccagagccagccagccagctctgCTGCCTATCACAATAAAAACAAAACTGCCGCAGAACGCCTCACTGACAAAATGGCAACTCCCACTGATGGATGTGAACACACCGGAAGATGCATGCATTGCTTTCACAATGTCCAGGTGACTGCTAGCATCTACATCTAATCTGAACCTCTCCATGGTGGCGTATGTCGAGTGCCTTTAAATCAGATGCAGCAAACTAGTCTCTAGAGGTACTGTAAGAGTGAGAAAATAAACAGACTTGAGCTGAGTGCTGGCTGGCTGCAGTGGTGGCACGGTTGTCCATGTCCCtagggagactgggagagcgGCCACCTGTTAGTGTGTCACCTCCGCTGGGGTATAATTAGCCAGCTCTGGCCTTGAGGCTCTCTGCCTTAGTGACAAGGCACAAAGGAAGTGTGGGGCTGTGGTTGTGTCAGAGAAACATTCACTGAGAGGTGCAGGTACACATATAGGCTCACAGTGAAGTGTTTTTACTGGCCTTGTTTCAAGATGGTGGACATCAATCTTCTTTTACAGAAGGAAATATGATGTAAGGAGGAAATTATGCATTGAGATTGAGCATGCACCAATATGGTGAAGGAATGAAGGAAGAGATGATCATATCCTGAATATTCTGCCCGCTCTATCTTTCCTCATCAACAAGGATCCAgatatacacagtgccttgcgaaagtattcggcccccttgaactttgcgaccttttgccacatttcaggcttcaaacataaagatataaaactgtatttttttgtgaagaatcaacaacaagtgggacacaatcattattattcagcccctttactttcagtgcagcaaactctctccagaagttcagtgaggatctctgaatgatccaatgttgacctaaatgactaatgatgataaatacaatccacctgtgtgtaaccaagtctccgtataaatgcacctgcactgtgatagtctcagaggtccgtttttgtatccaaatccggctttaaacttcaacattggatcattcagagatcctcactgaacttctggagagagtttgctgcactgaaagtaaaggggctgaataattttgcacgcccaatttttcagtttttgatttgttaaaaaagtttgaaatatccaataaatgttgttccacttcatgattgtgtcccacttgttgttgattcttcacaaaaaaaatacagttttatatctttatgtttgaagcctgaaatgtggcaaaaggtcgcaaagttcaagggggccgaataccttcgcaaggcactgtgtgtgtatatatatatatatatatatatata includes:
- the LOC112215048 gene encoding LOW QUALITY PROTEIN: interferon-related developmental regulator 1-like (The sequence of the model RefSeq protein was modified relative to this genomic sequence to represent the inferred CDS: inserted 2 bases in 1 codon); the protein is MPRSKKRSSRGVPHGAVQPFSDEDASIETLSHCSSFSDAMSVADEGGEAGEETAQEDLQYKLNVFIDSTVDKSAKTRQGALDGLKAAMATRILYEFISDRRMTITDSIERCLKKGLGTPHASLSWLRVEERLTWFMRSYVKEDGSRPSLNPQTTLLHTNALLSWALLLTICTGSQVKAVTRKHLTKLPRLLENDDVNMRIAAGETIALLFELARDMDPAFEYDDWEPLCDKLNSLATDCNKHRAKTDKRKQRSVFRDVLKAVEERDFQTETIRFSTERMTIDSWVRKRTYDAFREFVGSGMNYHLQANEFIRGVFELGPPVLVDTATLKSMKISRFEMHLYNAAAFKARTKARNKFRDXRVDVGEF